Proteins from one Chitinophaga oryzae genomic window:
- a CDS encoding ferredoxin--NADP reductase, with protein sequence MQEIWYTGIVTRLVDATPNTRRFWIRIPELERFDFKPGQFVTLDLPIHEKKNKRWRSYSIASHPDSTNIFELVIVLLEGGAGSTYLFNEIKEGSTLQVRGPLGMFTLPADMEKDLFLICTGTGIAPFRSMVQYIQLHQLPHPDIHLIFGCRYEQDLLYADEMRQLDKDMPRFHYIPTLSRQEDWTGKKGYVHSIYEEMLADNKRPANFYLCGWKAMIDEARQRITAMGYDRHDIHLELYG encoded by the coding sequence ATGCAGGAGATCTGGTATACAGGTATCGTTACCCGGCTGGTAGATGCAACCCCTAATACTCGGCGTTTCTGGATCCGTATCCCCGAGCTGGAACGGTTTGATTTTAAACCAGGGCAGTTTGTCACCCTGGACCTTCCCATTCATGAAAAGAAAAACAAGCGCTGGCGCAGTTACTCCATCGCCTCCCACCCGGACAGCACCAATATCTTTGAGCTGGTAATCGTATTACTGGAAGGTGGCGCAGGCAGCACCTACCTTTTCAATGAAATCAAAGAGGGGAGTACCCTGCAGGTAAGGGGACCGCTGGGAATGTTTACCCTGCCGGCGGACATGGAAAAAGACCTGTTCCTGATCTGCACCGGTACCGGCATAGCGCCGTTCCGGTCCATGGTACAGTACATACAGCTGCATCAGTTGCCCCACCCCGATATCCACCTGATATTTGGCTGCCGTTATGAACAGGACCTGCTGTACGCCGACGAAATGCGGCAGCTGGACAAAGACATGCCCCGCTTTCATTATATCCCCACCCTGAGCCGCCAGGAAGACTGGACCGGCAAAAAGGGCTACGTACACAGTATTTACGAAGAAATGCTGGCAGACAACAAGCGCCCGGCCAATTTCTATCTCTGCGGCTGGAAAGCCATGATAGACGAGGCACGGCAGCGCATCACCGCCATGGGATACGACCGCCACGACATCCACCTGGAGCTGTACGGTTAA